The proteins below come from a single Macrobrachium nipponense isolate FS-2020 chromosome 17, ASM1510439v2, whole genome shotgun sequence genomic window:
- the LOC135195968 gene encoding polycomb group RING finger protein 6-like → MAHYAVATDNSSSSPPPPPPPPLLLPRSLLVLVARDSAASAGAAGSPTAVSPAGNAAPANGKRSGRRRGHRVLIPCDTYSRGLGTKGFYREEEEKEKRRGGEEEEEEEEEEEEEEEEMLHSFAYTLLLY, encoded by the exons atggccCACTACGCCGTCGCCACGGACAACTCCTccagctctcctcctcctcctcctcctcctcctcttctcttgccCCGGTCTTTGCTGGTGCTGGTGGCGCGCGATAGTGCTGCCTCTGCTGGTGCCGCTGGATCTCCTACTGCTGTTTCTCCTGCT GGTAACGCTGCCCCCGCTAACGGGAAACGCTCTGGTCGCAGGAGAGGTCACCGAGTACTTATTCCATGCGACACATATTCCAGGGGGCTCGGGACAAAAGGAtttt atagagaagaggaagagaaggagaagagaagaggaggagaggaggaggaggaggaggaggaggaggaggaggaggaggaggaggaaatgctTCATTCATTTGCATACACCCTCCTGTTATATTAA